From one Lineus longissimus chromosome 3, tnLinLong1.2, whole genome shotgun sequence genomic stretch:
- the LOC135484594 gene encoding uncharacterized protein LOC135484594 has product MMKKYPKPPNNWLNKTNIISFFFAWNAFGILLYRRFVRNKDDEKESEMNKLTFKQRYLKAIYGEEDNQKFRHYKMKGLTVGAKIETTLGDLVAPAPGEETDNKDNKTTLQDMQPPVQESV; this is encoded by the exons atgatgaaaaagtatcCTAAACCACCAAATAACTGGTTAAACAAGACGAATATTATCTCTTTCTTCTTTGCCTGGAATGCTTTTGGAATTTTGCTGTATCGGCGTTTCGTCCGGAATAAAGATGACGAAAAGGAatctgaaatgaacaaattaACCTTTA AACAAAGATACCTGAAGGCCATCTATGGGGAGGAAGATAATCAGAAATTTCGCCATTATAAGATGAAAGGGTTGACTGTTGGTGCCAAAATTGAAACGACATTAGGGGATTTGGTTGCACCGGCACCAGGAGAAGAGACGGATAATAAG gataacaAGACAACATTGCAAGACATGCAGCCTCCAGTCCAAGAAAGCGTCTGA